The proteins below come from a single Ictidomys tridecemlineatus isolate mIctTri1 chromosome 8, mIctTri1.hap1, whole genome shotgun sequence genomic window:
- the LOC101956014 gene encoding histone H2A type 1-H: MSGRGKQGGKARAKAKTRSSRAGLQFPVGRVHRLLRKGNYAERVGAGAPVYLAAVLEYLTAEILELAGNAARDNKKTRIIPRHLQLAIRNDEELNKLLGKVTIAQGGVLPNIQAVLLPKKT; encoded by the coding sequence ATGTCTGGACGCGGCAAGCAGGGTGGCAAGGCGCGGGCCAAGGCCAAGACGCGCTCCTCCCGCGCCGGCCTGCAGTTCCCGGTAGGGCGAGTCCACCGTCTCCTGCGCAAGGGCAACTATGCCGAGCGGGTCGGGGCCGGCGCGCCCGTCTACCTGGCGGCGGTGCTCGAGTACCTGACGGCCGAGATCCTGGAGCTGGCTGGCAACGCGGCCCGCGACAACAAGAAGACGCGCATCATCCCGCGCCACCTGCAGCTGGCCATCCGCAACGACGAGGAGCTCAACAAGCTGCTGGGCAAAGTCACCATCGCGCAGGGCGGTGTCCTGCCCAACATCCAGGCGGTGCTGTTGCCCAAGAAGACGTAG
- the LOC101956307 gene encoding histone H3, protein MARTKQTARKSTGGKAPRKQLATKAARKSAPATGGVKKPHRYRPGTVALREIRRYQKSTELLIRKLPFQRLVREIAQDFKTDLRFQSSAVMALQEASEAYLVGLFEDTNLCAIHAKRVTIMPKDIQLARRIRGERA, encoded by the coding sequence ATGGCACGTACTAAGCAGACCGCGCGCAAGTCCACCGGCGGCAAAGCGCCGCGGAAGCAGCTGGCCACCAAGGCCGCCCGCAAGAGCGCCCCGGCCACCGGCGGCGTCAAGAAGCCTCACCGCTACCGGCCGGGCACCGTGGCGCTGCGCGAGATCCGCCGCTACCAGAAGTCCACCGAGCTGCTGATCCGCAAGCTGCCCTTCCAGCGCCTGGTGCGCGAGATCGCGCAGGACTTCAAGACCGACCTGCGCTTCCAGAGCTCGGCCGTCATGGCGCTGCAGGAGGCCAGCGAGGCCTACCTGGTGGGGCTGTTCGAGGACACCAACCTGTGCGCCATCCACGCCAAGCGCGTCACCATCATGCCCAAGGACATCCAGCTGGCCCGCCGCATCCGGGGAGAAAGGGCATGA
- the LOC144366407 gene encoding histone H2B type 1-C/E/F/G/I: MPEPAKSAPAPKKGSKKAVTKAQKKDGKKRKRSRKESYSVYVYKVLKQVHPDTGISSKAMGIMNSFVNDIFERIAGEASRLAHYNKRSTITSREIQTAVRLLLPGELAKHAVSEGTKAVTKYTSSK; this comes from the coding sequence ATGCCTGAGCCAGCCAAGTCCGCTCCTGCCCCGAAGAAGGGCTCCAAGAAGGCGGTGACCAAGGCGCAGAAGAAGGACGGCAAGAAGCGCAAGCGCAGCCGCAAGGAGAGCTACTCGGTCTACGTGTACAAGGTGCTCAAGCAGGTGCACCCCGACACCGGCATCTCGTCCAAGGCCATGGGCATCATGAACTCGTTCGTGAACGACATCTTCGAGCGCATCGCGGGCGAGGCCTCGCGCCTGGCGCACTACAACAAGCGCTCGACCATCACGTCCCGGGAGATCCAGACGGCCGTGCGCCTGCTGCTGCCCGGGGAGCTGGCCAAGCACGCCGTGTCCGAGGGCACCAAGGCTGTCACCAAGTACACCAGTTCCAAGTAA
- the LOC144366406 gene encoding histone H2A type 1, with amino-acid sequence MSGRGKQGGKARAKAKTRSSRAGLQFPVGRVHRLLRKGNYAERVGAGAPVYLAAVLEYLTAEILELAGNAARDNKKTRIIPRHLQLAIRNDEELNKLLGKVTIAQGGVLPNIQAVLLPKKTESHHKAKGK; translated from the coding sequence ATGTCTGGACGCGGCAAGCAGGGTGGCAAGGCGCGGGCCAAGGCCAAGACGCGCTCCTCCCGCGCCGGCCTGCAGTTCCCGGTAGGGCGAGTCCACCGTCTCCTGCGCAAGGGCAACTATGCCGAGCGGGTCGGGGCCGGCGCGCCCGTCTACCTGGCGGCGGTGCTCGAGTACCTGACGGCCGAGATCCTGGAGCTGGCTGGCAACGCGGCCCGCGACAACAAGAAGACGCGCATCATCCCGCGCCACCTGCAGCTGGCCATCCGCAACGACGAGGAGCTCAACAAGCTGCTGGGCAAAGTCACCATCGCGCAGGGCGGTGTCCTGCCCAACATCCAGGCGGTGCTGCTGCCCAAGAAGACCGAGAGCCACCACAAGGCCAAGGGAAAGTGA
- the LOC101955721 gene encoding histone H2B type 1-C/E/F/G/I — MPEPAKSAPAPKKGSKKAVTKAQKKDGKKRKRSRKESYSVYVYKVLKQVHPDTGISSKAMGIMNSFVNDIFERIAGEASRLAHYNKRSTITSREIQTAVRLLLPGELAKHAVSEGTKAVTKYTSSK, encoded by the coding sequence ATGCCTGAGCCAGCCAAGTCCGCTCCTGCCCCGAAGAAGGGCTCCAAGAAGGCGGTGACCAAGGCGCAGAAGAAGGACGGCAAGAAGCGCAAGCGCAGCCGCAAGGAGAGCTACTCGGTCTACGTGTACAAGGTGCTCAAGCAGGTGCACCCCGACACCGGCATCTCGTCCAAGGCCATGGGCATCATGAACTCGTTCGTGAACGACATCTTCGAGCGCATCGCGGGCGAGGCCTCGCGCCTGGCGCACTACAACAAGCGCTCGACCATCACGTCCCGGGAGATCCAGACGGCCGTGCGCCTGCTGCTGCCCGGGGAGCTGGCCAAGCATGCCGTGTCCGAGGGCACCAAGGCGGTCACCAAGTATACCAGCTCCAAGTAA